The Geothrix sp. DNA segment GGATCAAATCAGCGGATTTCTCCGCATGGTCGTTCTTGATGTACATGATCGGCCGACAGCGCTTGATGGTCTCGGCGGCTCCTTCCAGGACGGCGGCTTCGTCCCCCCCCACGTCGAGCCTGATGAAATCCACCCGGTCCAGCTGGAAATCGTCCAGTCTGCCCAGGGGGACCACCTCGCCCTCCTCGGCGTCATCCCCGGTTCTCCCGTCCAGATCGCCGGATTGGGAGTCACCCAAGGCGCGGAGCTGGCATTCGCCAGTGCAGGGACCCAGAGCCATGGCATAGGTGACGGCGTTGGGAATGCTGTTGAGCACGAGGTTCGCACAGAGGTTTTTGTACAGAACCGGCTGAGGCTCGAACGCGACCACGACCCCGCCGGAACCCGCGAGCTGGGCCAGGGGCACCGTGCGGGTACCGACACTTGCCCCCACATCGAGGACGATGCTCCCGATGCCGACGAATTGGCTGAACAGCTGAAATTCCTCCTGGCTCAATTCCCCCGTTCCGGCCATGGAAGGCGCCCCGGGTTGGCCCCCCACCGGAACGAGCATCCGGCCGTATCGGGTCTCCCGAAGGTCGACGGAGGGCGGGAATGGCCGGATGGGGGAGGTTTTCGCAGGGGGTTCGGATGGGCTCCCCGGCAGGCCGAAACGCTGCTGGACGAGCGACAATCTCCGCCCCATCTCGGCACTTCCAAAGCCCAAAGCCCGGATCTTCTCCAGGCGCGGCAGAGCCGTGGTTCCGGTGTAGTAGGACGAATAGGACCCGAGGCGTTCGATTTCCTCCAGAATGGCCGCCAGCATCCAATTGTCGACGGAGGGCCCGGTGGCGAGGAGGTCAAACCGTCCTCCTGGAGCCAGGAAGGGTTCGTCCAGTTCCAGGCGATTGCGATGGACGATGCGGTCGAGCAGCTGCTGGAGTGCCTGCACGGCACAGGCCCTGTACCCGAAATCCCGGGCGACGCGCGCGAGGCTGGCGAGCCGCATGTTGGAGGGGTCGCGCTCGCACAGGGCGCGCAACGCGCGAAAGCTCTTTTCCAGCGACGACACGCGCTCGGTCAAAGGAAGAGACGGATCTTGGCACACAGCATACTGAGCGAGGGCCGCCTCCACCTCGACGCTATTTCCAGCTGCCGCCGTCGCTTTCCAAGATTCAAGCAGTTGGGCTCCATAGGGGAGGACAGCAAGGCTGGACCGCCAATCATGGGTCCTCCCGGAGGCCGTCCTTCCGACAGCTTCTTCTGAACCAGCGCCGGAGGGGGCCGGGCCTCCAAAGGCGGCTGCGGGTACGAGGAACCCCTGCCCAGCGAGGGATCGCGCACGATCCTGCTTGCAGCAGTACAGATTCAAAAGGTACCCATCCTCCATGGATTCGGCATCGATGGGGACAAGCACATTGAGCCCGGGGACCAGGCGATATGAGTCATATCCGAGCGCGGTGAAGTGATGGATCAACTCCATGTGTACTGTGTCACCAGCTCGTATTTCATACTGAATCAAGGGTGAGAGCCGATCGAAGAAATGCTTGCCACCCTCCAAAATATTGGACTCTTCACCCTCTGCATCAATCTTAATGAACTCAATGTTTAACCAATCATTTTCGTTCATGCAATCATCAAGCGTGACAAGCTTCACGACCTCAGTGGCCCCGGCATGTTGGGGATCCTGCGTAAGGGCATTGAGCTCCGAATTGGCATTCAGGCTTAAGCAGGCGGTCCCACGAGCTTTGGAGAGAGCGCTGCGCTCGAGGACGACATTTGAAACGTGGTTGACGGCCATCGATTCGGCAAGAAACCCCGCGGTGGTCGAGGCGGGTTCGAAGGCCCATACGCAACCGGTTGGACCGACGGTCTTGGCCATGGACAGGGTGTAGGTCCCGTAGTTTGCGCCAATGTCAATCACCCTCTGGCCTGGTTGCAGCAACCTGCGGAGGAATTTGATGTCGTCCTCGAACCAGTCCTGCTGCTCTGAGAGCACATAGGTCGTGATTAAATCCAGCGAATCTGGCACCACGATTTTCACGCCATCAACCATGGTGTGGATGACCTTGGGCGGCCCTTGCACGGCTTCCCCATGCAGTGCCGGCCGAGTCAGCGCCTGGAGGTAAGGCTCACCGAGTTTGGTACCGGTGCGCCTGTCGTGCTCATTCAAGAGGAAGAGCGCCACATCGGGGCTTCCGTACAGGGCGAGGAAGATTGCCATTTTCTGCAACTGATCGGAAGTTAGGGCGTCGAGATGGAAAAGATCGCGGATGAAAATGGCGTCCGCCCACATCTGCTGGTTCAAATGGTTGGTGTCGTTATTGAACACCAATGGCTTGACCGTGCGCCCGGCCCCGCCGATGAACTTGTGGAAGGTGAAGCCCCGGCTGCGGAGGAATGCATCTACGTCGCCGAAGAGGGGCTGTCCCAGGTACAGCGGAACAAATTCGACTTCGCAAACAATGAACAGGACATCCTGCAGAACCGCGGCCGCGCCCTGCAGGGCCTCCAACTCGGCTCCTTGGATGTCCATCTTGATGAAGTCCACGCAGCCGATGGCCTGCTCTTCCACAAATTCATCGAGCGGCACCGTATCGATCGAGCTGGTCTTCTTCAGCCGCATGACGTCAAGGTTATGAAACAGATCGGCATATCGCTCATCGGGGGGGAACAACGAGCCGCACATCGAGTGGACGGTTTCGTAGAAAGGGCGCGTTTCCCTGCGTTTTGCCACGGCGGTGGGATAGTAGCGGACGCCTCGAGGCGCCTTGCGGTTCAGTTCGCTGCAGAGTTCAGCATCGGGTTCAAAGGCGACCACCTTCGACTTCGCCCACTGATCGAGCAGAGCGTGAAACGGCTCGCTCTTGGAGTCGATCGGTAAAGCCCCAAGTTCCAGCATGGTGAGCTCAAGGTCCCCTCCTGCCTTCTTGAGTAGATCGGAGAGCATGGTCATTCCTTTCCCTGGGCGTTGCGGCTTTGGTCACCGTGTATAGCACAACCAAAACAAGACTGGTCCCAACCCGCGGTCCTCAAGAATCCACCATCTTCCGATAGGCGTCCTCCAACCCCTTCGTGAACCGAGCTCGATCGCACAGAGGCGAGTTTGCGACAACCATCCTGAGATGTCCGCGCAGCTCGGCGAGTTGCCCCCGGTCCTCTGAAAAGGCCGCCGCGAGCGAGACGAATTCGTCGGCGGAGGTGGTTGCCAGACCCGCAAGCCCCACGGCCGTCAAGATGGTGTATCCGACCCGGGCGGCGTGAAGGCCCCCGACCAGGGAAATGACCGGAACCCCCATCCACAGGGCCTCGCACGTGGTCGTGGTGCCGTTGTAGGGGAAGGTGTCGAGGGCGATGTCGACCTTGCCGTAGGCGGCAAGGTGCTCCCGGGGGTTTGCCAGAAGACCCGAAAACGAGATGCGCGAGGCATCGATGCCCCGCTCGGCAAATCGCCCGCGGAAGCGGTCACAGACTTGTGTGTCGGAAAACGCGCGGGCCTTGATGAACATCCGGGAATCAGGCACAGCGGCGAGGACGCCGGACCAGAGGTCAAGGGTTTCATCCGAGATCTTTGCAGACTGGTTGAACGAGCCAAATGTGATGAACCCGTTTGCCAAAGCCGGCAACGGAGCGATGTCGGGAGAGGCGGCGTTGGGTGTGTAGCAGAGGAAGGGGGCGGGAAGCCGGATGAGCTCCTCGGTTGCGAAAGCTTCGCTGCCTTCCGGGTCGGTGTGGGCATCGACCATTCGAAAATCGATGAAGGGACAACCCGTGGTGGCCGGATATCCCAGATAAGTGGCTTGGATGGGGGCCGGACGGAAGGCGAAGATGCCGATGCGACTTCCGGAGGTATGTCCTCCGAGGTCGACCAGGATGTCGATCTGGTCCGCCTCGATGCGCCCGGCGGCCTCGGCATCAGAGCAGGTCGAGAGATCCACGAAGTGCTCCGCCAATCGGACGAAGTTCTCGGTCATCCGATCAGGGGCATGTGTCAAGGAATAGCAGAACACTTCGAATGCCCCGCGGTCGTGCGTGCCAAGGATCCCCAGCAGGAAGAAGGCCACCGAATGCCCTCTGAAATCGTTCGAAACGTAGCCGATGCAGATCCGCCGCCCGGCAGTGTCCTGCAGGGGCTTCCGGGCAGCCGAGGCGATGGGGGCGCACAGCATTTGATGGACTTCGGCAAGGCCCAGGCCATCGGTGCAGGCGTAGTTCAGGTGGAGCAGCAGGTTGTTCCTGGCTGCCGAGTCATCGGGCGCGAGGTCGAAACCTCGTTGCAAGGCCTCGATCCCCTCGCTGATCAGTCCTTGATCCGCAAGGGCCACGCCAAGATTGACCCATGCCGTGTGGAAATCAGGCTGCCTGGTGACGATGCGGCGGAAGGTATCCGCCGCGGCGCAGGTATTGCCCAGATTGACCTGCGCCCCTGCGAGGTTGGTGAGGGCCGCGATGGAATCCGGACGGTATCGCAGGGCCGATGAGAACTGGTCTCGCCCCTTTTCAAACCGGGAACAGTGCATGAGGGCCGTCCCGAAATTGAAGTGGATCTGGAAATCTGACTCCCCGGCAGCCACCACCTCCGCATAGGCTTCGACCGCCTCGCTCCATCGCCCGGATTCCACCAGTGACTCCGCCTTCGCGGCTCGTCCATTGTGCTGATCCATCGGGTCCTCTTCGGCAGTTTAGCCAAACCAAGAATGGGTGGGGGAAAGGGCCATGTCCTGGTGGCGGTCGGGACTGGGGATGGATGGGACGTCCCTGCGAAGGCCGATCGATCATGGCCCTCGGGGATCGCATTCAAGAAGCAGGCCACTGCATGGCCGCGGAATTTGGGTGAAACTTGACCAGCGATGGTCACGAGGATGGGGTTGCGGGCCCCCGCGATTGCCCGGCCCGGGCCAGTTTGGCCACTCTGCGGGCTCAGATCATCAGCCGGTGGGACTGGTTTTGGGAAGGGGGTCCGAGTCCGCGTTTGGGTAGCATTTGCCGCCCAGGTGGATTCCAGATACTCCCAAACCGACCCGAGCCCAGAGGGCCGTCCTGAAGTCAGGGACGGACGGCTGGCGGCCGATAGGAACAGTGGATGTCCATGCCATGACCCTCATTCCCAATTCCCCAGGCGCCCCAGTTCAGTGCGAGCCGCCGGCCGTCCCAGAGCACATGGTGGTGTTGCTCCTGGAGGGAGGACAGCGCGTCCTGGTGAAACTCGAGGAGGCCATCGCTTCCGACGATCCGAGGCTGAAGGCCCACTTCACCAAGAAGATGCTCGCGATCCTCGACGAACTCCGCCGGCGGCTGAATCATGACCAGGGCGGGGACCTGGTGGACAACCTCGACCGCCTCTACGACTGGTGGCACCGGGAGATCCTCTTGGCCCGGAGCAATGGGGATGTCGAACGGCTGAAGCGCGTCCATGCCCAGATGGGTGACATGCGCCAAGCCTGGGAATACGTGCTGTTCCAAGGTGAGGGGATGTCCGAGAGCCCCGAGCTCTAGCCCCCCGGAACGGCCCACTCCCTGGGCCCGCCGACCCCCAGAAGAAATGTCTCCCGGCTCGGTCAAGTGCTGACTCCGGGTAGCCGATAGGAGGGGATCTGCGCGCAGAGCTCGTCGGGCTGTAAAGCGGATCGCTCACTACCCCCATCAGCACTTCCCGGAGGCCGTCATGACCGGTCCATGCGCCCGCACTGTCGCATCCTGCCTTGGCCTGTTTGCGGCTTCCCTGGTCGCCTCCCCCTCGGGCACCCGCGTCGAGGAGGCCGCCTCCAATGCCCGCCGGATGGCCGAGGTGCGGGCCCACCAGGAATTCGGTCAAGGCCTGGATGACCGGCACACCCTGAAGGCGTACCGAACGGAGGCCCTGGCTGACGGGGCTGGCTCCATCCGGTTCCAGCAGTACTATCAGGGGGTCCGCGTGCTGGGGGGGGAGCTGATCCTCCATCAGGTTCCCGGGCGGAGCCATGAGGCGGCGGCCGATGCCCTTGTCCGTGACCTTCAGATCGCCTCGGACCCGAGCCTCGAAGTGCACGAGGCCCTGGCCATCGCCCATGCTGCGGTAGCCCCCAGGAGCACCTACCGGGTCGCGCCTACGGCGGAGCTTGTGGTCTTCCCTGTCACGCGGCTGGTGCCGAGGCCCGGGATCAAGGATCCGAAGAACGCCGAGGATTTCAAGGAAGTCGTCCTCCGGCACGAGCTGGCGTATCTCATCCACGTGGAGCTTGAGCAGGGGGAGGACACCCGCCACGAGGATCTGCTCGTCCAGGCCCACTCAGGGGGCATCCTCCGGCACTGGTCCACCCTGCACACCGCGGCCCACGAAGGCGTGGGGAAGTCCGAATACAGCGGCAGCGTGAAGCTGAACACGAACACGGTCGACGGGGGGTTCGAACTGCGGGACCTGGGCCGCGCCGGCAACTACACCACCAATATGAATGGTGGCACCTCGGGTAACGGGTCGGTCTACACCGCGTCGGTGGACGCGTGGGGCGATGGCCTCAACTACAGCGCCGGCAACGGCAGCACCTCCGCCAACGGGCAGACCGCCGCCGTGGATGCCCACTATGGGATGCAGGTCACCTGGGACTTCCTGACCAAGGTGATGGGGCGGAATGGCATCGACGGGACCGGCCGCACCGTGTTCAGCCGCGTCCACTACAGCGCGAGCTATGACAACGCCTTCTGGTCGGACGCCTGTTTCTGCATGACCTTCGGGGATGGCAGCATGTTCAAGACCCTGACGGCCATGGACGTGGCCGCCCACGAGATGGGCCATGGGGTCTGCGCCACCACCGCCAACCTGGCCTATGTCGGCGAGAGCGGCGGACTCAACGAGGCCAACTCCGACATCATCGGGACCATGGTCGAGTTCTACGCACTGGGTGCGCAGGGCCAGGGAACGGTCATTCCCGACACGGGCGGGAACTGGACCATCGGCGAACTGCTGGAGACTGCGAGCTTCCCGACCCCGCTGCGCTACATGCAGAAACCGAGCCTCGATGGCCGCAGCCCCGATGCCTGGAGCTCGAACCTGGCCAGCCTGGACGTCCACTTCAGCTCCGGCCCCATGAACCGCGCTTTCTATTTCCTGAGCCAGGGCAGTTCCTCCAGCGCTTCAAGCTCCGCCTACAGCAGCTACCTGCCGGCCGGCATGAGTGGCCTCGGCAACGACCGGGCCATGCGCATCTGGTGGCGCACGCTGACCACCCGTCTCACGTCCTCCAGCAACTACCTGGCCGCCCGCAACGGCGCCATCGCCGCCGCCAAAGAGCTTTACGGGGCTGGCAGCACCGAGGAAAAGGCCGTCTGGAACGCGTTTGCGGGCATCAATGTCGGCTCGGCCTGGAAGGATACCGATGCATCGGCGCCGAGCGTGACCCCCAAGGTCAGCGGTACCTCGGGCGTCCTGACCTTCAGCGCGACGGCCACGGACAACGTGGGCGTGACCAAGGTGGAGTACTACGTCAACAACGCCCTCAAGGGCAGCGCGACGGCCGCCCCCTACAGCTTCGGCTTCGTATCGACGGCCCTGGCCAATGGCAGCTACAGCCTGGTGGCCAAGGCCTACGACGCCGCCGGCAACGTCGGCACCTCCGCCGCGGTCCCCTTCACGATCAGCAATGCCGATACGACGGCCCCGACGGTCACGGCCACCGTCACGGGGACGGGCACCTCCAGGACCTTCACGGCGACGGCCACGGACAACGTCGGGGTCAGCCGGGTGGAGTACTACGTGGATGGCGCCCTCAAAGGCAGCGCTACGGCTTCCCCCTACACGGTCTCCTTCGACGGCACGACCGTGGCCAATGGCAGCCACAGCCTGGTGGCCAAGGCCTATGACGCCGCCGGCAACGTCGGCACCTCGGCGGTCGTCGCCTTCGTGGTGGACACCGTGGCGCCGAGCGTGACCCCCAAGGTCAGCGGCACCTCGGGCACCCTGGCCTTCAGCGCGACGGCCACGGACAACGTGGGCGTGACCAAGGTGGAGTACTACGTCAACAACGCCCTCAAGGGCAGCGCGACGGCCGCCCCCTACAGCTTCGGCTTCGCGTCGACGGCCCTGGCCAATGGCAGCTACAGCCTGGTGGCCAAGGCCTACGACGCCGCCGGCAACGTCGGCACCTCAGCCACCGTCACCTTCACCATCGACAATGACAAGACGGCGCCGAGCGTGACCCCCAAGGTCAGCGGTACCTCGGGCGTCCTGACCTTCAGCGCGACGGCCACGGACAACGTGGGCGTGACCAAGGTGGAGTACTACGTCAACAACGCCCTCAAGGGCAGCGCGAC contains these protein-coding regions:
- a CDS encoding flagellar export chaperone FliS, producing the protein MTLIPNSPGAPVQCEPPAVPEHMVVLLLEGGQRVLVKLEEAIASDDPRLKAHFTKKMLAILDELRRRLNHDQGGDLVDNLDRLYDWWHREILLARSNGDVERLKRVHAQMGDMRQAWEYVLFQGEGMSESPEL
- a CDS encoding O-linked N-acetylglucosamine transferase, SPINDLY family protein, which codes for MDQHNGRAAKAESLVESGRWSEAVEAYAEVVAAGESDFQIHFNFGTALMHCSRFEKGRDQFSSALRYRPDSIAALTNLAGAQVNLGNTCAAADTFRRIVTRQPDFHTAWVNLGVALADQGLISEGIEALQRGFDLAPDDSAARNNLLLHLNYACTDGLGLAEVHQMLCAPIASAARKPLQDTAGRRICIGYVSNDFRGHSVAFFLLGILGTHDRGAFEVFCYSLTHAPDRMTENFVRLAEHFVDLSTCSDAEAAGRIEADQIDILVDLGGHTSGSRIGIFAFRPAPIQATYLGYPATTGCPFIDFRMVDAHTDPEGSEAFATEELIRLPAPFLCYTPNAASPDIAPLPALANGFITFGSFNQSAKISDETLDLWSGVLAAVPDSRMFIKARAFSDTQVCDRFRGRFAERGIDASRISFSGLLANPREHLAAYGKVDIALDTFPYNGTTTTCEALWMGVPVISLVGGLHAARVGYTILTAVGLAGLATTSADEFVSLAAAFSEDRGQLAELRGHLRMVVANSPLCDRARFTKGLEDAYRKMVDS
- a CDS encoding Ig-like domain-containing protein; this encodes MTGPCARTVASCLGLFAASLVASPSGTRVEEAASNARRMAEVRAHQEFGQGLDDRHTLKAYRTEALADGAGSIRFQQYYQGVRVLGGELILHQVPGRSHEAAADALVRDLQIASDPSLEVHEALAIAHAAVAPRSTYRVAPTAELVVFPVTRLVPRPGIKDPKNAEDFKEVVLRHELAYLIHVELEQGEDTRHEDLLVQAHSGGILRHWSTLHTAAHEGVGKSEYSGSVKLNTNTVDGGFELRDLGRAGNYTTNMNGGTSGNGSVYTASVDAWGDGLNYSAGNGSTSANGQTAAVDAHYGMQVTWDFLTKVMGRNGIDGTGRTVFSRVHYSASYDNAFWSDACFCMTFGDGSMFKTLTAMDVAAHEMGHGVCATTANLAYVGESGGLNEANSDIIGTMVEFYALGAQGQGTVIPDTGGNWTIGELLETASFPTPLRYMQKPSLDGRSPDAWSSNLASLDVHFSSGPMNRAFYFLSQGSSSSASSSAYSSYLPAGMSGLGNDRAMRIWWRTLTTRLTSSSNYLAARNGAIAAAKELYGAGSTEEKAVWNAFAGINVGSAWKDTDASAPSVTPKVSGTSGVLTFSATATDNVGVTKVEYYVNNALKGSATAAPYSFGFVSTALANGSYSLVAKAYDAAGNVGTSAAVPFTISNADTTAPTVTATVTGTGTSRTFTATATDNVGVSRVEYYVDGALKGSATASPYTVSFDGTTVANGSHSLVAKAYDAAGNVGTSAVVAFVVDTVAPSVTPKVSGTSGTLAFSATATDNVGVTKVEYYVNNALKGSATAAPYSFGFASTALANGSYSLVAKAYDAAGNVGTSATVTFTIDNDKTAPSVTPKVSGTSGVLTFSATATDNVGVTKVEYYVNNALKGSATAAPYSFGFVSTALANGSYSLVAKAYDAAGNVGTSAAVPFTISNADTTAPTVTATVTGTGTSRTFTATATDNVGVTKVEYYVDGALKGSATASPYTVSFDGTTVANGSHSLVAKAYDAAGNVGTSAVVAFVVDTVAPSVTPKVSGTSGTLAFSATATDNVGVTKVEYYVNGTLKGSATAAPYSFGFASTALANGSYSLVAKAYDAAGNVGTSATVTFTIDNDKTAPSVTPKVSGTSGVLTFSATATDNVGVTKVEYYVNNALKGSATAAPYSFGFVSTALANGSYSLVAKAYDAAGNVGTSAAVPFTISNADTTAPTVTATVTGTGTSRTFTATATDNVGVSRVEYYVDGALKGSATASPYTVSFDGTTVANGSHSLVAKAYDAAGNVGTSAAVAFTVSNPAATTFQETESNDTTATANVVASTVTKVTGAISTSQDVDTFAITLVAGQSVLLTLTPPPGLIYGMNVFQGVAAQGIQAGKQLTSSGSTVVRIPPPPPSATEVKVYIQIYSPNGQWSASPYSLTIQR
- a CDS encoding FkbM family methyltransferase, encoding MLSDLLKKAGGDLELTMLELGALPIDSKSEPFHALLDQWAKSKVVAFEPDAELCSELNRKAPRGVRYYPTAVAKRRETRPFYETVHSMCGSLFPPDERYADLFHNLDVMRLKKTSSIDTVPLDEFVEEQAIGCVDFIKMDIQGAELEALQGAAAVLQDVLFIVCEVEFVPLYLGQPLFGDVDAFLRSRGFTFHKFIGGAGRTVKPLVFNNDTNHLNQQMWADAIFIRDLFHLDALTSDQLQKMAIFLALYGSPDVALFLLNEHDRRTGTKLGEPYLQALTRPALHGEAVQGPPKVIHTMVDGVKIVVPDSLDLITTYVLSEQQDWFEDDIKFLRRLLQPGQRVIDIGANYGTYTLSMAKTVGPTGCVWAFEPASTTAGFLAESMAVNHVSNVVLERSALSKARGTACLSLNANSELNALTQDPQHAGATEVVKLVTLDDCMNENDWLNIEFIKIDAEGEESNILEGGKHFFDRLSPLIQYEIRAGDTVHMELIHHFTALGYDSYRLVPGLNVLVPIDAESMEDGYLLNLYCCKQDRARSLAGQGFLVPAAAFGGPAPSGAGSEEAVGRTASGRTHDWRSSLAVLPYGAQLLESWKATAAAGNSVEVEAALAQYAVCQDPSLPLTERVSSLEKSFRALRALCERDPSNMRLASLARVARDFGYRACAVQALQQLLDRIVHRNRLELDEPFLAPGGRFDLLATGPSVDNWMLAAILEEIERLGSYSSYYTGTTALPRLEKIRALGFGSAEMGRRLSLVQQRFGLPGSPSEPPAKTSPIRPFPPSVDLRETRYGRMLVPVGGQPGAPSMAGTGELSQEEFQLFSQFVGIGSIVLDVGASVGTRTVPLAQLAGSGGVVVAFEPQPVLYKNLCANLVLNSIPNAVTYAMALGPCTGECQLRALGDSQSGDLDGRTGDDAEEGEVVPLGRLDDFQLDRVDFIRLDVGGDEAAVLEGAAETIKRCRPIMYIKNDHAEKSADLIQRLFEMDYRLWWHAPPQSAVGSPSPRACSISMLAIHRDMRPITGLKPITTASDAWL